In Aphelocoma coerulescens isolate FSJ_1873_10779 chromosome 3, UR_Acoe_1.0, whole genome shotgun sequence, a single window of DNA contains:
- the PPM1G gene encoding protein phosphatase 1G isoform X2, which translates to MFSVYDGHGGEEVALYCAKYLPEIIKDQKAYKEGKLQKALEDAFLAIDAKLTTEEVIKELSQMAGRPQDDEDEKEKVADEDDVDNEEAALLHEEATMTIEELLTRYGQNCTKNLKAKSVAAAGDNAVEGTGKQHDGESNMNGEADPGELPDHKERKNGKPDEEITGISSTSDKASAGGNSPALQKPELGKGDEAVTSSTGEAGPSCSSTGKPQRTTKSKFFEDSEDESDEVEEEEEDSEECSEDEDGYSSEEAENEDDEDDTEEAEEDEDEEEEMLLPGMEGKEEPGSDSGTTAVVALIRGKQLIVANAGDSRCVVSEGGKAVDMSYDHKPEDEVELARIKNAGGKVTMDGRVNGGLNLSRAIGDHFYKRNKNLPPEEQMISALPDIKVLTINDDHDFMVIACDGIWNVMSSQEVVDFIQSKITQKDENGVLRPLSSIVEELLDQCLAPDTSGDGTGCDNMTCIIISFKPRNTHPPAESGKRKLGEAAAPAEENGGDSTKKAKLE; encoded by the exons ATGTTCTCTGTCTACGATGGACATGGAG gaGAAGAAGTTGCCCTGTATTGTGCCAAGTACCTCCCTGAGATCATCAAAGACCAGAAGGCCTACAAAGAAGGCAAACTGCAAAAG GCCCTGGAAGATGCATTCTTGGCCATTGATGCCAAGCTCACCACAGAGGAGGTGATTAAGGAGCTCTCTCAAATGGCTGGGCGGCCACAGGACGACGAAGATGAGAAGGAGAAAGTTGCTGATGAAGATGATG TGGATAATGAGGAAGCTGCTCTTCTGCACGAAGAAGCCACAATGACCATCGAGGAGCTTCTGACACGTTATGGACAAAACTGCACCAAGAACCTCAAAGCCAAGTCTGTAGCTGCAGCTGGGGATAACGCTGTGGAGGGGACAGGCAAGCAGCATGATGGGGAGTCAAATATGAATGGAGAGGCTGACCCAGGGGAGCTTCCTGACCACAAGGAGAGGAAGAACGGGAAGCCAGACGAAGAAATCACGGGTATTTCCTCCACCTCAGACAAAGCCAGCGCTGGAGGcaacagccctgctctgcagaaGCCTGAACTAGGCAAAGGTGACGAGGCCGTCACCTCTTCTACTGGGGAGGCCGGGCCCTCCTGCTCCTCTACGGGAAAGCCCCAGCGCACAACCAAATCCAAATTTTTTGAGGACAGTGAGGATGAGTCAGATGAGgttgaggaagaggaggaagacagtGAG GAATGcagtgaggatgaggatggttaCAGCAGTGAAGAGGCAGAgaatgaagatgatgaagatgacACTGAAGAagcagaggaggatgaggatgaagaggaggaaaTGTTGTTGCCCGGCATGGAGGGGAAAGAGGAG CCTGGCTCGGACAGCGGGACTACCGCTGTCGTGGCACTGATCCGGGGCAAGCAGCTGATTGTGGCCAATGCCGGGGACTCGCGCTGTGTCGTGTCGGAGGGTGGCAAGGCTGTCGACATGTCGTACGACCACAAGCCAGAGGATGAGGTGGAGCTGGCCAGGATAAAAAATGCTGGTGGCAAGGTCACCATGGACGGAAGGGTGAACGGCGGCCTCAACCTCTCCAGGGCCATTG GGGATCACTTCTACAAGCGGAACAAGAACCTCCCTCCAGAAGAGCAGATGATCTCTGCCTTGCCTGACATCAAAGTGCTGACAATAAACGATGACCACGACTTCATGGTCATTGCCTGTGATGGAATCTG gaaTGTGATGAGCAGCCAGGAAGTGGTGGATTTCATCCAGTCAAAGATCACCCAGAAGGATGAGAATGGAGTCCTGCGGCCACTCTCCTCAATTGTAGAAGAG ctgctggaTCAGTGCTTGGCTCCAGACACCTCAGGGGATGGCACCGGCTGCGATAACATGACCTGCATCATTATCAGCTTCAAACCCCGTAACACACACCCACCTGCTGAGAGTGGGAAGCGGAAACTGGgggaggcagcagcaccagcagaggAGAACGGTGGGGACAGCACCAAGAAGGCCAAACTGGAGTAG
- the PPM1G gene encoding protein phosphatase 1G isoform X1: MGAYLSQPNTVKSSGDGAGLGPRPLHFGFSAMQGWRVSMEDAHNCIPELDSETAMFSVYDGHGGEEVALYCAKYLPEIIKDQKAYKEGKLQKALEDAFLAIDAKLTTEEVIKELSQMAGRPQDDEDEKEKVADEDDVDNEEAALLHEEATMTIEELLTRYGQNCTKNLKAKSVAAAGDNAVEGTGKQHDGESNMNGEADPGELPDHKERKNGKPDEEITGISSTSDKASAGGNSPALQKPELGKGDEAVTSSTGEAGPSCSSTGKPQRTTKSKFFEDSEDESDEVEEEEEDSEECSEDEDGYSSEEAENEDDEDDTEEAEEDEDEEEEMLLPGMEGKEEPGSDSGTTAVVALIRGKQLIVANAGDSRCVVSEGGKAVDMSYDHKPEDEVELARIKNAGGKVTMDGRVNGGLNLSRAIGDHFYKRNKNLPPEEQMISALPDIKVLTINDDHDFMVIACDGIWNVMSSQEVVDFIQSKITQKDENGVLRPLSSIVEELLDQCLAPDTSGDGTGCDNMTCIIISFKPRNTHPPAESGKRKLGEAAAPAEENGGDSTKKAKLE, translated from the exons ATGGGCGCCTACTTGTCGCAGCCCAACACGGTGAAGAGCTCTGGGGACGGCGCTGGGCTCGGGCCGCGCCCGCTGCACTTCGGGTTCAGCGCCATGCAGGGATGGCGCGTCTCCATGGAG gATGCCCACAACTGCATTCCCGAGCTGGACAGTGAAACAGCCATGTTCTCTGTCTACGATGGACATGGAG gaGAAGAAGTTGCCCTGTATTGTGCCAAGTACCTCCCTGAGATCATCAAAGACCAGAAGGCCTACAAAGAAGGCAAACTGCAAAAG GCCCTGGAAGATGCATTCTTGGCCATTGATGCCAAGCTCACCACAGAGGAGGTGATTAAGGAGCTCTCTCAAATGGCTGGGCGGCCACAGGACGACGAAGATGAGAAGGAGAAAGTTGCTGATGAAGATGATG TGGATAATGAGGAAGCTGCTCTTCTGCACGAAGAAGCCACAATGACCATCGAGGAGCTTCTGACACGTTATGGACAAAACTGCACCAAGAACCTCAAAGCCAAGTCTGTAGCTGCAGCTGGGGATAACGCTGTGGAGGGGACAGGCAAGCAGCATGATGGGGAGTCAAATATGAATGGAGAGGCTGACCCAGGGGAGCTTCCTGACCACAAGGAGAGGAAGAACGGGAAGCCAGACGAAGAAATCACGGGTATTTCCTCCACCTCAGACAAAGCCAGCGCTGGAGGcaacagccctgctctgcagaaGCCTGAACTAGGCAAAGGTGACGAGGCCGTCACCTCTTCTACTGGGGAGGCCGGGCCCTCCTGCTCCTCTACGGGAAAGCCCCAGCGCACAACCAAATCCAAATTTTTTGAGGACAGTGAGGATGAGTCAGATGAGgttgaggaagaggaggaagacagtGAG GAATGcagtgaggatgaggatggttaCAGCAGTGAAGAGGCAGAgaatgaagatgatgaagatgacACTGAAGAagcagaggaggatgaggatgaagaggaggaaaTGTTGTTGCCCGGCATGGAGGGGAAAGAGGAG CCTGGCTCGGACAGCGGGACTACCGCTGTCGTGGCACTGATCCGGGGCAAGCAGCTGATTGTGGCCAATGCCGGGGACTCGCGCTGTGTCGTGTCGGAGGGTGGCAAGGCTGTCGACATGTCGTACGACCACAAGCCAGAGGATGAGGTGGAGCTGGCCAGGATAAAAAATGCTGGTGGCAAGGTCACCATGGACGGAAGGGTGAACGGCGGCCTCAACCTCTCCAGGGCCATTG GGGATCACTTCTACAAGCGGAACAAGAACCTCCCTCCAGAAGAGCAGATGATCTCTGCCTTGCCTGACATCAAAGTGCTGACAATAAACGATGACCACGACTTCATGGTCATTGCCTGTGATGGAATCTG gaaTGTGATGAGCAGCCAGGAAGTGGTGGATTTCATCCAGTCAAAGATCACCCAGAAGGATGAGAATGGAGTCCTGCGGCCACTCTCCTCAATTGTAGAAGAG ctgctggaTCAGTGCTTGGCTCCAGACACCTCAGGGGATGGCACCGGCTGCGATAACATGACCTGCATCATTATCAGCTTCAAACCCCGTAACACACACCCACCTGCTGAGAGTGGGAAGCGGAAACTGGgggaggcagcagcaccagcagaggAGAACGGTGGGGACAGCACCAAGAAGGCCAAACTGGAGTAG
- the PPM1G gene encoding protein phosphatase 1G isoform X3: MARLHGGEEVALYCAKYLPEIIKDQKAYKEGKLQKALEDAFLAIDAKLTTEEVIKELSQMAGRPQDDEDEKEKVADEDDVDNEEAALLHEEATMTIEELLTRYGQNCTKNLKAKSVAAAGDNAVEGTGKQHDGESNMNGEADPGELPDHKERKNGKPDEEITGISSTSDKASAGGNSPALQKPELGKGDEAVTSSTGEAGPSCSSTGKPQRTTKSKFFEDSEDESDEVEEEEEDSEECSEDEDGYSSEEAENEDDEDDTEEAEEDEDEEEEMLLPGMEGKEEPGSDSGTTAVVALIRGKQLIVANAGDSRCVVSEGGKAVDMSYDHKPEDEVELARIKNAGGKVTMDGRVNGGLNLSRAIGDHFYKRNKNLPPEEQMISALPDIKVLTINDDHDFMVIACDGIWNVMSSQEVVDFIQSKITQKDENGVLRPLSSIVEELLDQCLAPDTSGDGTGCDNMTCIIISFKPRNTHPPAESGKRKLGEAAAPAEENGGDSTKKAKLE; the protein is encoded by the exons ATGGCGCGTCTCCATGGAG gaGAAGAAGTTGCCCTGTATTGTGCCAAGTACCTCCCTGAGATCATCAAAGACCAGAAGGCCTACAAAGAAGGCAAACTGCAAAAG GCCCTGGAAGATGCATTCTTGGCCATTGATGCCAAGCTCACCACAGAGGAGGTGATTAAGGAGCTCTCTCAAATGGCTGGGCGGCCACAGGACGACGAAGATGAGAAGGAGAAAGTTGCTGATGAAGATGATG TGGATAATGAGGAAGCTGCTCTTCTGCACGAAGAAGCCACAATGACCATCGAGGAGCTTCTGACACGTTATGGACAAAACTGCACCAAGAACCTCAAAGCCAAGTCTGTAGCTGCAGCTGGGGATAACGCTGTGGAGGGGACAGGCAAGCAGCATGATGGGGAGTCAAATATGAATGGAGAGGCTGACCCAGGGGAGCTTCCTGACCACAAGGAGAGGAAGAACGGGAAGCCAGACGAAGAAATCACGGGTATTTCCTCCACCTCAGACAAAGCCAGCGCTGGAGGcaacagccctgctctgcagaaGCCTGAACTAGGCAAAGGTGACGAGGCCGTCACCTCTTCTACTGGGGAGGCCGGGCCCTCCTGCTCCTCTACGGGAAAGCCCCAGCGCACAACCAAATCCAAATTTTTTGAGGACAGTGAGGATGAGTCAGATGAGgttgaggaagaggaggaagacagtGAG GAATGcagtgaggatgaggatggttaCAGCAGTGAAGAGGCAGAgaatgaagatgatgaagatgacACTGAAGAagcagaggaggatgaggatgaagaggaggaaaTGTTGTTGCCCGGCATGGAGGGGAAAGAGGAG CCTGGCTCGGACAGCGGGACTACCGCTGTCGTGGCACTGATCCGGGGCAAGCAGCTGATTGTGGCCAATGCCGGGGACTCGCGCTGTGTCGTGTCGGAGGGTGGCAAGGCTGTCGACATGTCGTACGACCACAAGCCAGAGGATGAGGTGGAGCTGGCCAGGATAAAAAATGCTGGTGGCAAGGTCACCATGGACGGAAGGGTGAACGGCGGCCTCAACCTCTCCAGGGCCATTG GGGATCACTTCTACAAGCGGAACAAGAACCTCCCTCCAGAAGAGCAGATGATCTCTGCCTTGCCTGACATCAAAGTGCTGACAATAAACGATGACCACGACTTCATGGTCATTGCCTGTGATGGAATCTG gaaTGTGATGAGCAGCCAGGAAGTGGTGGATTTCATCCAGTCAAAGATCACCCAGAAGGATGAGAATGGAGTCCTGCGGCCACTCTCCTCAATTGTAGAAGAG ctgctggaTCAGTGCTTGGCTCCAGACACCTCAGGGGATGGCACCGGCTGCGATAACATGACCTGCATCATTATCAGCTTCAAACCCCGTAACACACACCCACCTGCTGAGAGTGGGAAGCGGAAACTGGgggaggcagcagcaccagcagaggAGAACGGTGGGGACAGCACCAAGAAGGCCAAACTGGAGTAG